A window from Citrus sinensis cultivar Valencia sweet orange chromosome 3, DVS_A1.0, whole genome shotgun sequence encodes these proteins:
- the LOC102627082 gene encoding methylcrotonoyl-CoA carboxylase subunit alpha, mitochondrial isoform X1, whose protein sequence is MSLMASTLRRKPNDTSFILQSRLFSVSKSGCKSDDKQQRIEKILIANRGEIACRIMRTAKRLGIRTVAVYSDADRDSLHVKSADEAIRIGPPPARLSYLNGSSIVDAAIRTGAQAIHPGYGFLSESADFAQLCGDNGLTFIGPPVSAIRDMGDKSASKRIMGAAGVPLVPGYHGNEQDIDLMKSEAAKIGYPILIKPTHGGGGKGMRIVQSPNDFVDSFLGAQREAAASFGINTILLEKYITQPRHIEVQIFGDKYGKVLHLYERDCSVQRRHQKIIEEAPAPNVTHDFRALLGQAAVSAAKAVSYHNAGTVEFIVDTVSDQFYFMEMNTRLQVEHPVTEMIVDQDLVEWQIRVANGEPLPLSQSEVPLLGHAFEARIYAENVPKGFLPATGVLHHYHPVPVSSKAVRVETGVEQGDTVSMHYDPMIAKLVVWGENRAAALVKLKNCLSNFEVAGVPTNINFLQKLAKHRAFESGDVETHFIEQHKDELFVKPSQSVSAEMNSAARLSATLVAACIFEKEKSTLKESPPGNHCLLSIWYTDPPFRVHHHARRIMEFEWENEHDDSGSKLLTLTVTYQADGNYLIEMGEDGSYISEVKATYLGEHKFRVEFDVVSMDVHLAVYNKGRIKHIHAWHGLHHHHFKQKLGLELPDEDETQHKTSFETATGPPGSVLSPMAGLVVKVLANDGTKVEEGQPILVLEAMKMEHVVKAPTTGVVHGLQVTAGQQVSDGSVLFRLQGLHSNSIWNSTLFASPGNH, encoded by the exons ATGTCGTTAATGGCATCAACTCTCCGTCGAAAACCAAACGACACGTCGTTTATTCTTCAATCACGACTATTCAGCGTATCGAAATCTGGTTGCAAATCCGATGATAAGCAACAGCGGATAGAGAAGATTTTAATAGCCAACAGAGGAGAGATTGCTTGCAGAATTATGAGAACCGCTAAGCGATTGGGGATTCGAACCGTAGCCGTATACAGCGACGCCGACAGAGACTCGCTTCACGTGAAATCCGCTGACGAAGCTATTCGCATCGGCCCACCTCCGGCTCGGTTGAGTTATCTTAATGGCTCGTCCATTGTTGACGCCGCGATTCGAACTGGTGCTCAG gCTATCCACCCTGGTTATGGTTTCTTATCTGAAAGTGCGGATTTTGCTCAACTTTGTGGAGATAATGGTCTTACGTTTATTGGCCCTCCAGTGTCTGCTATCCGGGACATGGGCGACAAGAG TGCATCAAAGAGAATAATGGGTGCCGCAGGGGTTCCACTTGTTCCTGGGTACCATGGCAATGAACAAGATATTGATCTTATGAAATCAGAAGCAGCTAAAATTGGGTATCCTATATTAATAAAGCCAACTCATGGAGGTGGAGGAAAG GGGATGAGAATTGTGCAAAGTCCAAATGATTTTGTTGACTCTTTCTTGGGAGCACAACGTGAGGCTGCTGCTTCGTTTGGCATAAACACAATTTTGTTAGAGAAATATATTACTCAACCAAGACACATAGAAGTCCAG ATTTTTGGGGATAAGTATGGCAAGGTGCTGCATTTGTATGAAAGAGATTGCAGTGTGCAGAGAAGACACCAGAAGATAATTGAAGAAGCTCCAGCT CCAAATGTGACTCATGACTTCCGTGCCCTCTTGGGCCAAGCTGCTGTATCTGCAGCCAAG GCAGTTAGTTATCACAATGCTGGCACTGTAGAGTTCATCGTTGACACAGTATCagatcaattttattttatggaaATGAACACCCGTCTTCAG GTTGAACATCCTGTGACTGAGATGATTGTCGATCAAGATCTTGTAGAGTGGCAAATTCGTGTTGCAAATGGAGAACCTCTTCCCCTGAGTCAATCAGAGGTGCCCTTATTAG GTCACGCTTTTGAAGCCCGAATATATGCTGAAAACGTTCCTAAAGGATTTCTTCCAGCGACCGGAGTTCTCCATCATTATCATCCTGTTCCAGTCTCTTCCAAAG CAGTTCGGGTTGAGACTGGAGTTGAACAAGGAGACACCGTTAGCATGCACTATGATCCAATGATTGCAAAACTTGTGGTATGGGGCGAAAACCGTGCTGCAGCACTAGTCAAACTGAAGAATTGCCTGTCTAATTTTGAG GTTGCGGGTGTGCcaactaatattaattttctccaAAAACTTGCTAAACATCGGGCATTTGAAAGTGGGGATGTGGAAACCCATTTTATTGAGCAGCATAAAGATGAACTATTTGTTAAACCTAGTCAGTCCGTATCAGCAGAAATGAATAGTGCTGCAAGACTAAGTGCAACCTTGGTAGCTGCATGTATTTTTGAGAAGGAAAAATCTACTTTAAAGGAAAGTCCTCCTG GGAATCACTGCTTACTCTCCATCTGGTATACTGATCCTCCTTTCAGAGTCCATCATCATGCACGGCGCATTATGGAGTTTGAGTGGGAGAATGAGCATGATGACAGTGGCTCGAAGCTTTTGACACTTACAGTAACTTATCAGGCAGATGGGAACTATCTGATTGAG ATGGGAGAAGATGGTTCGTATATTTCAGAAGTCAAAGCAACATATCTAGGCGAGCATAAGTTTAGAGTTGAATTTGATGTTGTTAGCATGGATGTCCATTTAGCTGTTTATAACAAG GGTCGGATAAAGCACATTCATGCATGGCATGGATTGCATCACCATcattttaaacaaaagttGGGGCTCGAGTTGCCTGATGAAGACGAAACTCAACATAAAACCAGTTTTGAGACTGCAACTGGTCCTCCAGGATCTGTGTTGTCTCCCATGGCTGGTTTAGTGGTCAAGGTTCTTGCGAATGATGGGACAAAGGTGGAGGAAGGACAACCTATTTTAGTCTTGGAAGCAATGAAGATGGAG CATGTAGTGAAGGCACCAACTACTGGGGTAGTCCATGGGCTTCAAGTGACAGCTGGACAACAGGTTTCGGATGGTAGTGTTCTCTTTAGGCTTCAAG GATTGCACTCAAACAGCATTTGGAATAGCACCTTGTTTGCTAGCCCAGGAAATCATTGA
- the LOC102627082 gene encoding methylcrotonoyl-CoA carboxylase subunit alpha, mitochondrial isoform X5, whose product MGDKSASKRIMGAAGVPLVPGYHGNEQDIDLMKSEAAKIGYPILIKPTHGGGGKGMRIVQSPNDFVDSFLGAQREAAASFGINTILLEKYITQPRHIEVQIFGDKYGKVLHLYERDCSVQRRHQKIIEEAPAPNVTHDFRALLGQAAVSAAKAVSYHNAGTVEFIVDTVSDQFYFMEMNTRLQVEHPVTEMIVDQDLVEWQIRVANGEPLPLSQSEVPLLGHAFEARIYAENVPKGFLPATGVLHHYHPVPVSSKAVRVETGVEQGDTVSMHYDPMIAKLVVWGENRAAALVKLKNCLSNFEVAGVPTNINFLQKLAKHRAFESGDVETHFIEQHKDELFVKPSQSVSAEMNSAARLSATLVAACIFEKEKSTLKESPPGNHCLLSIWYTDPPFRVHHHARRIMEFEWENEHDDSGSKLLTLTVTYQADGNYLIEMGEDGSYISEVKATYLGEHKFRVEFDVVSMDVHLAVYNKGRIKHIHAWHGLHHHHFKQKLGLELPDEDETQHKTSFETATGPPGSVLSPMAGLVVKVLANDGTKVEEGQPILVLEAMKMEHVVKAPTTGVVHGLQVTAGQQVSDGSVLFRLQGLHSNSIWNSTLFASPGNH is encoded by the exons ATGGGCGACAAGAG TGCATCAAAGAGAATAATGGGTGCCGCAGGGGTTCCACTTGTTCCTGGGTACCATGGCAATGAACAAGATATTGATCTTATGAAATCAGAAGCAGCTAAAATTGGGTATCCTATATTAATAAAGCCAACTCATGGAGGTGGAGGAAAG GGGATGAGAATTGTGCAAAGTCCAAATGATTTTGTTGACTCTTTCTTGGGAGCACAACGTGAGGCTGCTGCTTCGTTTGGCATAAACACAATTTTGTTAGAGAAATATATTACTCAACCAAGACACATAGAAGTCCAG ATTTTTGGGGATAAGTATGGCAAGGTGCTGCATTTGTATGAAAGAGATTGCAGTGTGCAGAGAAGACACCAGAAGATAATTGAAGAAGCTCCAGCT CCAAATGTGACTCATGACTTCCGTGCCCTCTTGGGCCAAGCTGCTGTATCTGCAGCCAAG GCAGTTAGTTATCACAATGCTGGCACTGTAGAGTTCATCGTTGACACAGTATCagatcaattttattttatggaaATGAACACCCGTCTTCAG GTTGAACATCCTGTGACTGAGATGATTGTCGATCAAGATCTTGTAGAGTGGCAAATTCGTGTTGCAAATGGAGAACCTCTTCCCCTGAGTCAATCAGAGGTGCCCTTATTAG GTCACGCTTTTGAAGCCCGAATATATGCTGAAAACGTTCCTAAAGGATTTCTTCCAGCGACCGGAGTTCTCCATCATTATCATCCTGTTCCAGTCTCTTCCAAAG CAGTTCGGGTTGAGACTGGAGTTGAACAAGGAGACACCGTTAGCATGCACTATGATCCAATGATTGCAAAACTTGTGGTATGGGGCGAAAACCGTGCTGCAGCACTAGTCAAACTGAAGAATTGCCTGTCTAATTTTGAG GTTGCGGGTGTGCcaactaatattaattttctccaAAAACTTGCTAAACATCGGGCATTTGAAAGTGGGGATGTGGAAACCCATTTTATTGAGCAGCATAAAGATGAACTATTTGTTAAACCTAGTCAGTCCGTATCAGCAGAAATGAATAGTGCTGCAAGACTAAGTGCAACCTTGGTAGCTGCATGTATTTTTGAGAAGGAAAAATCTACTTTAAAGGAAAGTCCTCCTG GGAATCACTGCTTACTCTCCATCTGGTATACTGATCCTCCTTTCAGAGTCCATCATCATGCACGGCGCATTATGGAGTTTGAGTGGGAGAATGAGCATGATGACAGTGGCTCGAAGCTTTTGACACTTACAGTAACTTATCAGGCAGATGGGAACTATCTGATTGAG ATGGGAGAAGATGGTTCGTATATTTCAGAAGTCAAAGCAACATATCTAGGCGAGCATAAGTTTAGAGTTGAATTTGATGTTGTTAGCATGGATGTCCATTTAGCTGTTTATAACAAG GGTCGGATAAAGCACATTCATGCATGGCATGGATTGCATCACCATcattttaaacaaaagttGGGGCTCGAGTTGCCTGATGAAGACGAAACTCAACATAAAACCAGTTTTGAGACTGCAACTGGTCCTCCAGGATCTGTGTTGTCTCCCATGGCTGGTTTAGTGGTCAAGGTTCTTGCGAATGATGGGACAAAGGTGGAGGAAGGACAACCTATTTTAGTCTTGGAAGCAATGAAGATGGAG CATGTAGTGAAGGCACCAACTACTGGGGTAGTCCATGGGCTTCAAGTGACAGCTGGACAACAGGTTTCGGATGGTAGTGTTCTCTTTAGGCTTCAAG GATTGCACTCAAACAGCATTTGGAATAGCACCTTGTTTGCTAGCCCAGGAAATCATTGA
- the LOC102627082 gene encoding methylcrotonoyl-CoA carboxylase subunit alpha, mitochondrial isoform X4 — translation MSLMASTLRRKPNDTSFILQSRLFSVSKSGCKSDDKQQRIEKILIANRGEIACRIMRTAKRLGIRTVAVYSDADRDSLHVKSADEAIRIGPPPARLSYLNGSSIVDAAIRTGAQAIHPGYGFLSESADFAQLCGDNGLTFIGPPVSAIRDMGDKSASKRIMGAAGVPLVPGYHGNEQDIDLMKSEAAKIGYPILIKPTHGGGGKGMRIVQSPNDFVDSFLGAQREAAASFGINTILLEKYITQPRHIEVQIFGDKYGKVLHLYERDCSVQRRHQKIIEEAPAPNVTHDFRALLGQAAVSAAKAVSYHNAGTVEFIVDTVSDQFYFMEMNTRLQVEHPVTEMIVDQDLVEWQIRVANGEPLPLSQSEVPLLGHAFEARIYAENVPKGFLPATGVLHHYHPVPVSSKAVRVETGVEQGDTVSMHYDPMIAKLVVWGENRAAALVKLKNCLSNFEVAGVPTNINFLQKLAKHRAFESGDVETHFIEQHKDELFVKPSQSVSAEMNSAARLSATLVAACIFEKEKSTLKESPPGNHCLLSIWYTDPPFRVHHHARRIMEFEWENEHDDSGSKLLTLTVTYQADGNYLIEMGEDGSYISEVKATYLGEHKFRVEFDVVSMDVHLAVYNKGRIKHIHAWHGLHHHHFKQKLGLELPDEDETQHKTSFETATGPPGSVLSPMAGLVVKVLANDGTKVEEGQPILVLEAMKMEHVVKAPTTGVVHGLQVTAGQQVSDGSVLFRLQG, via the exons ATGTCGTTAATGGCATCAACTCTCCGTCGAAAACCAAACGACACGTCGTTTATTCTTCAATCACGACTATTCAGCGTATCGAAATCTGGTTGCAAATCCGATGATAAGCAACAGCGGATAGAGAAGATTTTAATAGCCAACAGAGGAGAGATTGCTTGCAGAATTATGAGAACCGCTAAGCGATTGGGGATTCGAACCGTAGCCGTATACAGCGACGCCGACAGAGACTCGCTTCACGTGAAATCCGCTGACGAAGCTATTCGCATCGGCCCACCTCCGGCTCGGTTGAGTTATCTTAATGGCTCGTCCATTGTTGACGCCGCGATTCGAACTGGTGCTCAG gCTATCCACCCTGGTTATGGTTTCTTATCTGAAAGTGCGGATTTTGCTCAACTTTGTGGAGATAATGGTCTTACGTTTATTGGCCCTCCAGTGTCTGCTATCCGGGACATGGGCGACAAGAG TGCATCAAAGAGAATAATGGGTGCCGCAGGGGTTCCACTTGTTCCTGGGTACCATGGCAATGAACAAGATATTGATCTTATGAAATCAGAAGCAGCTAAAATTGGGTATCCTATATTAATAAAGCCAACTCATGGAGGTGGAGGAAAG GGGATGAGAATTGTGCAAAGTCCAAATGATTTTGTTGACTCTTTCTTGGGAGCACAACGTGAGGCTGCTGCTTCGTTTGGCATAAACACAATTTTGTTAGAGAAATATATTACTCAACCAAGACACATAGAAGTCCAG ATTTTTGGGGATAAGTATGGCAAGGTGCTGCATTTGTATGAAAGAGATTGCAGTGTGCAGAGAAGACACCAGAAGATAATTGAAGAAGCTCCAGCT CCAAATGTGACTCATGACTTCCGTGCCCTCTTGGGCCAAGCTGCTGTATCTGCAGCCAAG GCAGTTAGTTATCACAATGCTGGCACTGTAGAGTTCATCGTTGACACAGTATCagatcaattttattttatggaaATGAACACCCGTCTTCAG GTTGAACATCCTGTGACTGAGATGATTGTCGATCAAGATCTTGTAGAGTGGCAAATTCGTGTTGCAAATGGAGAACCTCTTCCCCTGAGTCAATCAGAGGTGCCCTTATTAG GTCACGCTTTTGAAGCCCGAATATATGCTGAAAACGTTCCTAAAGGATTTCTTCCAGCGACCGGAGTTCTCCATCATTATCATCCTGTTCCAGTCTCTTCCAAAG CAGTTCGGGTTGAGACTGGAGTTGAACAAGGAGACACCGTTAGCATGCACTATGATCCAATGATTGCAAAACTTGTGGTATGGGGCGAAAACCGTGCTGCAGCACTAGTCAAACTGAAGAATTGCCTGTCTAATTTTGAG GTTGCGGGTGTGCcaactaatattaattttctccaAAAACTTGCTAAACATCGGGCATTTGAAAGTGGGGATGTGGAAACCCATTTTATTGAGCAGCATAAAGATGAACTATTTGTTAAACCTAGTCAGTCCGTATCAGCAGAAATGAATAGTGCTGCAAGACTAAGTGCAACCTTGGTAGCTGCATGTATTTTTGAGAAGGAAAAATCTACTTTAAAGGAAAGTCCTCCTG GGAATCACTGCTTACTCTCCATCTGGTATACTGATCCTCCTTTCAGAGTCCATCATCATGCACGGCGCATTATGGAGTTTGAGTGGGAGAATGAGCATGATGACAGTGGCTCGAAGCTTTTGACACTTACAGTAACTTATCAGGCAGATGGGAACTATCTGATTGAG ATGGGAGAAGATGGTTCGTATATTTCAGAAGTCAAAGCAACATATCTAGGCGAGCATAAGTTTAGAGTTGAATTTGATGTTGTTAGCATGGATGTCCATTTAGCTGTTTATAACAAG GGTCGGATAAAGCACATTCATGCATGGCATGGATTGCATCACCATcattttaaacaaaagttGGGGCTCGAGTTGCCTGATGAAGACGAAACTCAACATAAAACCAGTTTTGAGACTGCAACTGGTCCTCCAGGATCTGTGTTGTCTCCCATGGCTGGTTTAGTGGTCAAGGTTCTTGCGAATGATGGGACAAAGGTGGAGGAAGGACAACCTATTTTAGTCTTGGAAGCAATGAAGATGGAG CATGTAGTGAAGGCACCAACTACTGGGGTAGTCCATGGGCTTCAAGTGACAGCTGGACAACAGGTTTCGGATGGTAGTGTTCTCTTTAGGCTTCAAG GTTGA
- the LOC102627082 gene encoding methylcrotonoyl-CoA carboxylase subunit alpha, mitochondrial isoform X2 has protein sequence MSLMASTLRRKPNDTSFILQSRLFSVSKSGCKSDDKQQRIEKILIANRGEIACRIMRTAKRLGIRTVAVYSDADRDSLHVKSADEAIRIGPPPARLSYLNGSSIVDAAIRTGAQAIHPGYGFLSESADFAQLCGDNGLTFIGPPVSAIRDMGDKSASKRIMGAAGVPLVPGYHGNEQDIDLMKSEAAKIGYPILIKPTHGGGGKGMRIVQSPNDFVDSFLGAQREAAASFGINTILLEKYITQPRHIEVQIFGDKYGKVLHLYERDCSVQRRHQKIIEEAPAPNVTHDFRALLGQAAVSAAKAVSYHNAGTVEFIVDTVSDQFYFMEMNTRLQVEHPVTEMIVDQDLVEWQIRVANGEPLPLSQSEVPLLGHAFEARIYAENVPKGFLPATGVLHHYHPVPVSSKVRVETGVEQGDTVSMHYDPMIAKLVVWGENRAAALVKLKNCLSNFEVAGVPTNINFLQKLAKHRAFESGDVETHFIEQHKDELFVKPSQSVSAEMNSAARLSATLVAACIFEKEKSTLKESPPGNHCLLSIWYTDPPFRVHHHARRIMEFEWENEHDDSGSKLLTLTVTYQADGNYLIEMGEDGSYISEVKATYLGEHKFRVEFDVVSMDVHLAVYNKGRIKHIHAWHGLHHHHFKQKLGLELPDEDETQHKTSFETATGPPGSVLSPMAGLVVKVLANDGTKVEEGQPILVLEAMKMEHVVKAPTTGVVHGLQVTAGQQVSDGSVLFRLQGLHSNSIWNSTLFASPGNH, from the exons ATGTCGTTAATGGCATCAACTCTCCGTCGAAAACCAAACGACACGTCGTTTATTCTTCAATCACGACTATTCAGCGTATCGAAATCTGGTTGCAAATCCGATGATAAGCAACAGCGGATAGAGAAGATTTTAATAGCCAACAGAGGAGAGATTGCTTGCAGAATTATGAGAACCGCTAAGCGATTGGGGATTCGAACCGTAGCCGTATACAGCGACGCCGACAGAGACTCGCTTCACGTGAAATCCGCTGACGAAGCTATTCGCATCGGCCCACCTCCGGCTCGGTTGAGTTATCTTAATGGCTCGTCCATTGTTGACGCCGCGATTCGAACTGGTGCTCAG gCTATCCACCCTGGTTATGGTTTCTTATCTGAAAGTGCGGATTTTGCTCAACTTTGTGGAGATAATGGTCTTACGTTTATTGGCCCTCCAGTGTCTGCTATCCGGGACATGGGCGACAAGAG TGCATCAAAGAGAATAATGGGTGCCGCAGGGGTTCCACTTGTTCCTGGGTACCATGGCAATGAACAAGATATTGATCTTATGAAATCAGAAGCAGCTAAAATTGGGTATCCTATATTAATAAAGCCAACTCATGGAGGTGGAGGAAAG GGGATGAGAATTGTGCAAAGTCCAAATGATTTTGTTGACTCTTTCTTGGGAGCACAACGTGAGGCTGCTGCTTCGTTTGGCATAAACACAATTTTGTTAGAGAAATATATTACTCAACCAAGACACATAGAAGTCCAG ATTTTTGGGGATAAGTATGGCAAGGTGCTGCATTTGTATGAAAGAGATTGCAGTGTGCAGAGAAGACACCAGAAGATAATTGAAGAAGCTCCAGCT CCAAATGTGACTCATGACTTCCGTGCCCTCTTGGGCCAAGCTGCTGTATCTGCAGCCAAG GCAGTTAGTTATCACAATGCTGGCACTGTAGAGTTCATCGTTGACACAGTATCagatcaattttattttatggaaATGAACACCCGTCTTCAG GTTGAACATCCTGTGACTGAGATGATTGTCGATCAAGATCTTGTAGAGTGGCAAATTCGTGTTGCAAATGGAGAACCTCTTCCCCTGAGTCAATCAGAGGTGCCCTTATTAG GTCACGCTTTTGAAGCCCGAATATATGCTGAAAACGTTCCTAAAGGATTTCTTCCAGCGACCGGAGTTCTCCATCATTATCATCCTGTTCCAGTCTCTTCCAAAG TTCGGGTTGAGACTGGAGTTGAACAAGGAGACACCGTTAGCATGCACTATGATCCAATGATTGCAAAACTTGTGGTATGGGGCGAAAACCGTGCTGCAGCACTAGTCAAACTGAAGAATTGCCTGTCTAATTTTGAG GTTGCGGGTGTGCcaactaatattaattttctccaAAAACTTGCTAAACATCGGGCATTTGAAAGTGGGGATGTGGAAACCCATTTTATTGAGCAGCATAAAGATGAACTATTTGTTAAACCTAGTCAGTCCGTATCAGCAGAAATGAATAGTGCTGCAAGACTAAGTGCAACCTTGGTAGCTGCATGTATTTTTGAGAAGGAAAAATCTACTTTAAAGGAAAGTCCTCCTG GGAATCACTGCTTACTCTCCATCTGGTATACTGATCCTCCTTTCAGAGTCCATCATCATGCACGGCGCATTATGGAGTTTGAGTGGGAGAATGAGCATGATGACAGTGGCTCGAAGCTTTTGACACTTACAGTAACTTATCAGGCAGATGGGAACTATCTGATTGAG ATGGGAGAAGATGGTTCGTATATTTCAGAAGTCAAAGCAACATATCTAGGCGAGCATAAGTTTAGAGTTGAATTTGATGTTGTTAGCATGGATGTCCATTTAGCTGTTTATAACAAG GGTCGGATAAAGCACATTCATGCATGGCATGGATTGCATCACCATcattttaaacaaaagttGGGGCTCGAGTTGCCTGATGAAGACGAAACTCAACATAAAACCAGTTTTGAGACTGCAACTGGTCCTCCAGGATCTGTGTTGTCTCCCATGGCTGGTTTAGTGGTCAAGGTTCTTGCGAATGATGGGACAAAGGTGGAGGAAGGACAACCTATTTTAGTCTTGGAAGCAATGAAGATGGAG CATGTAGTGAAGGCACCAACTACTGGGGTAGTCCATGGGCTTCAAGTGACAGCTGGACAACAGGTTTCGGATGGTAGTGTTCTCTTTAGGCTTCAAG GATTGCACTCAAACAGCATTTGGAATAGCACCTTGTTTGCTAGCCCAGGAAATCATTGA
- the LOC102627082 gene encoding methylcrotonoyl-CoA carboxylase subunit alpha, mitochondrial isoform X3, protein MSLMASTLRRKPNDTSFILQSRLFSVSKSGCKSDDKQQRIEKILIANRGEIACRIMRTAKRLGIRTVAVYSDADRDSLHVKSADEAIRIGPPPARLSYLNGSSIVDAAIRTGAQAIHPGYGFLSESADFAQLCGDNGLTFIGPPVSAIRDMGDKSASKRIMGAAGVPLVPGYHGNEQDIDLMKSEAAKIGYPILIKPTHGGGGKGMRIVQSPNDFVDSFLGAQREAAASFGINTILLEKYITQPRHIEVQIFGDKYGKVLHLYERDCSVQRRHQKIIEEAPAPNVTHDFRALLGQAAVSAAKAVSYHNAGTVEFIVDTVSDQFYFMEMNTRLQVEHPVTEMIVDQDLVEWQIRVANGEPLPLSQSEVPLLGHAFEARIYAENVPKGFLPATGVLHHYHPVPVSSKAVRVETGVEQGDTVSMHYDPMIAKLVVWGENRAAALVKLKNCLSNFEVAGVPTNINFLQKLAKHRAFESGDVETHFIEQHKDELFVKPSQSVSAEMNSAARLSATLVAACIFEKEKSTLKESPPGNHCLLSIWYTDPPFRVHHHARRIMEFEWENEHDDSGSKLLTLTVTYQADGNYLIEMGEDGSYISEVKATYLGEHKFRVEFDVVSMDVHLAVYNKGRIKHIHAWHGLHHHHFKQKLGLELPDEDETQHKTSFETATGPPGSVLSPMAGLVVKVLANDGTKVEEGQPILVLEAMKMEHVVKAPTTGVVHGLQVTAGQQVSDGSVLFRLQVNSSLESVAFACS, encoded by the exons ATGTCGTTAATGGCATCAACTCTCCGTCGAAAACCAAACGACACGTCGTTTATTCTTCAATCACGACTATTCAGCGTATCGAAATCTGGTTGCAAATCCGATGATAAGCAACAGCGGATAGAGAAGATTTTAATAGCCAACAGAGGAGAGATTGCTTGCAGAATTATGAGAACCGCTAAGCGATTGGGGATTCGAACCGTAGCCGTATACAGCGACGCCGACAGAGACTCGCTTCACGTGAAATCCGCTGACGAAGCTATTCGCATCGGCCCACCTCCGGCTCGGTTGAGTTATCTTAATGGCTCGTCCATTGTTGACGCCGCGATTCGAACTGGTGCTCAG gCTATCCACCCTGGTTATGGTTTCTTATCTGAAAGTGCGGATTTTGCTCAACTTTGTGGAGATAATGGTCTTACGTTTATTGGCCCTCCAGTGTCTGCTATCCGGGACATGGGCGACAAGAG TGCATCAAAGAGAATAATGGGTGCCGCAGGGGTTCCACTTGTTCCTGGGTACCATGGCAATGAACAAGATATTGATCTTATGAAATCAGAAGCAGCTAAAATTGGGTATCCTATATTAATAAAGCCAACTCATGGAGGTGGAGGAAAG GGGATGAGAATTGTGCAAAGTCCAAATGATTTTGTTGACTCTTTCTTGGGAGCACAACGTGAGGCTGCTGCTTCGTTTGGCATAAACACAATTTTGTTAGAGAAATATATTACTCAACCAAGACACATAGAAGTCCAG ATTTTTGGGGATAAGTATGGCAAGGTGCTGCATTTGTATGAAAGAGATTGCAGTGTGCAGAGAAGACACCAGAAGATAATTGAAGAAGCTCCAGCT CCAAATGTGACTCATGACTTCCGTGCCCTCTTGGGCCAAGCTGCTGTATCTGCAGCCAAG GCAGTTAGTTATCACAATGCTGGCACTGTAGAGTTCATCGTTGACACAGTATCagatcaattttattttatggaaATGAACACCCGTCTTCAG GTTGAACATCCTGTGACTGAGATGATTGTCGATCAAGATCTTGTAGAGTGGCAAATTCGTGTTGCAAATGGAGAACCTCTTCCCCTGAGTCAATCAGAGGTGCCCTTATTAG GTCACGCTTTTGAAGCCCGAATATATGCTGAAAACGTTCCTAAAGGATTTCTTCCAGCGACCGGAGTTCTCCATCATTATCATCCTGTTCCAGTCTCTTCCAAAG CAGTTCGGGTTGAGACTGGAGTTGAACAAGGAGACACCGTTAGCATGCACTATGATCCAATGATTGCAAAACTTGTGGTATGGGGCGAAAACCGTGCTGCAGCACTAGTCAAACTGAAGAATTGCCTGTCTAATTTTGAG GTTGCGGGTGTGCcaactaatattaattttctccaAAAACTTGCTAAACATCGGGCATTTGAAAGTGGGGATGTGGAAACCCATTTTATTGAGCAGCATAAAGATGAACTATTTGTTAAACCTAGTCAGTCCGTATCAGCAGAAATGAATAGTGCTGCAAGACTAAGTGCAACCTTGGTAGCTGCATGTATTTTTGAGAAGGAAAAATCTACTTTAAAGGAAAGTCCTCCTG GGAATCACTGCTTACTCTCCATCTGGTATACTGATCCTCCTTTCAGAGTCCATCATCATGCACGGCGCATTATGGAGTTTGAGTGGGAGAATGAGCATGATGACAGTGGCTCGAAGCTTTTGACACTTACAGTAACTTATCAGGCAGATGGGAACTATCTGATTGAG ATGGGAGAAGATGGTTCGTATATTTCAGAAGTCAAAGCAACATATCTAGGCGAGCATAAGTTTAGAGTTGAATTTGATGTTGTTAGCATGGATGTCCATTTAGCTGTTTATAACAAG GGTCGGATAAAGCACATTCATGCATGGCATGGATTGCATCACCATcattttaaacaaaagttGGGGCTCGAGTTGCCTGATGAAGACGAAACTCAACATAAAACCAGTTTTGAGACTGCAACTGGTCCTCCAGGATCTGTGTTGTCTCCCATGGCTGGTTTAGTGGTCAAGGTTCTTGCGAATGATGGGACAAAGGTGGAGGAAGGACAACCTATTTTAGTCTTGGAAGCAATGAAGATGGAG CATGTAGTGAAGGCACCAACTACTGGGGTAGTCCATGGGCTTCAAGTGACAGCTGGACAACAGGTTTCGGATGGTAGTGTTCTCTTTAGGCTTCAAG TGAATTCAAGTTTAGAGTCTGTCGCTTTTGCTTGTTCATGA